The following nucleotide sequence is from Brachyspira suanatina.
ACAGAATAAATCAATTTGCTTCTATGGCATTTTTTGTTATTTCGGAAGCTTTTGCCGTATACACAGCACAAAATTTCGGAGCAGATAAGATTGATAGGATAAAAGAAGGTTTTAAAAGCATAATATTACTTTCTTTATCATTGAGTATATTGGCAGCAGCAATAATATTTTTATTCGGCGATCATTTAGTGAGAATATTCATATCAAGCAAAGATGAATATATAGATATAATATCAGAAATATGTAAGGGTTATTTAAGAATATCTTCTGTGTTCTATCCATTTTTAGGTATAATAGTTTTATATAATAATTCTGTGAGAGCTATAGGAAAGGCATTGATTCCTTTAATATCTGGAATTACAGAAATTATTATTAAAATAGGAGGTTCTGTATTTTTGTCTATACCTTTTGGATATATAGGAGTATGGTTTGCAAATCCTGTAGGCTGGGCTATAGGTATAATTCCAACATGTATATATTTTCATAAATATGCTTTTAAAGTTAAAAAGACAATAGTATAGTTTCTATATTAAATATAAATTTAGGATTAATTTATGAATGCAGATGATATTAACTATATTATAGATGATTATATAAAAATAATGACTAAGAATAATAATATTGATTCTATAGTTTTATCGGGTTCAAAAACTAGTTTGATTAATGATGATATGTCTGATTATGATATTTATGTTTATTGTGCATGTTTAGCAAAAAGCAGAGAAGATATGGAATCAAGAAAAGAATTTGCTTTGAAGTATGCATCTTACTCTGAAATAGGCAATGATTATTTTGAGCATGGCGATGAGATGATACTTAAAGAAAGCGGTATATGTTTGGATTTTATGTATAGGGATTTATCTTGGATTGAAGGAGAGATGGAATATGTATGGAGAGGATGCAATTCAAAGATAGGCTATACTACTGCTTTTTTATACAATATTAAACATTCTAATATACTTTATGATAAGGAAGGAAAGTTTAAGAAATTTCAATATGAATTAAATTTGGAATATCCTGAAAAATTAAAAAATAATATAATAGAAAAGAATTTCAATGTTATGTATGGTAAAAAAACAGCATCATTCTATGAGCAATTAGAGAAAGCAGTAAAAAGAGATGATATTGTCAGTATTAATCATAGAATTAGTGCCATATTAGCATCTTATTTTGATATTTTATTTGCCTTGAATAAAGAACTTCATGTTGGAGAAAAGAAACTTGTGCAGTATGTATTAAAATTATGTAGTAAAATACCTGATAATTTTGAAAAAGATATAAAAAATGTTATATTTTATGATAAAAATAATAAGAATATTTTAGAAAAAGTTAAAATTCTTATTGAAAATATTCAGAAAATTTTGTAAATTATAACTCATAAATTTCATCAATATATTATATTATTTTTTTATTGTATTGAAAATAATTTTATGATATAATATTGTGGTATTTAATTTTGTTTTTATAGGAAAAATCAATGGAGAATCTAGAGGAGCTTCATAGCTTTTTAAAAA
It contains:
- a CDS encoding DUF4037 domain-containing protein; amino-acid sequence: MNADDINYIIDDYIKIMTKNNNIDSIVLSGSKTSLINDDMSDYDIYVYCACLAKSREDMESRKEFALKYASYSEIGNDYFEHGDEMILKESGICLDFMYRDLSWIEGEMEYVWRGCNSKIGYTTAFLYNIKHSNILYDKEGKFKKFQYELNLEYPEKLKNNIIEKNFNVMYGKKTASFYEQLEKAVKRDDIVSINHRISAILASYFDILFALNKELHVGEKKLVQYVLKLCSKIPDNFEKDIKNVIFYDKNNKNILEKVKILIENIQKIL